One part of the Arabidopsis thaliana chromosome 1 sequence genome encodes these proteins:
- a CDS encoding uncharacterized protein (unknown protein; Has 1 Blast hits to 1 proteins in 1 species: Archae - 0; Bacteria - 0; Metazoa - 0; Fungi - 0; Plants - 1; Viruses - 0; Other Eukaryotes - 0 (source: NCBI BLink).) yields MRTLRGKPTSPWEIVCYMQSSPHPSQNTPDTPKPPLERSPNIEEGNRIIYENHRNDMEESSRIISNQKIFPKSLKNKEYFLKAERFWNRLKDIFKSSENIAGEAIYQVYMKRLKDFA; encoded by the exons ATGAGAACGCTACGGGGAAAGCCTACATCGCCTTGGGAGATAGTTTGCTACATGCAGTCGTCACCGCACCCGAGCCAAAACACGCCGGATACCCCGAAGCCACCTCTCGAACGATCACCGAACATAGAGGAA GGAAACCGGATCATTTACGAGAATCACAGAAATGATATGGAAGAATCTTCAAGGATTATATCAAATCAGAAAATCTTCCCGAAGTCCCTGAAGAATAAGGAATATTTCCTTAAGGCAGAAAGGTTCTGGAACCGACTTAAGGATATATTCAAATCTTCCGAGAATATTGCAGGAGAGGCGATTTATCAAGTCTATATGAAGCGACTCAAGGACTTCGCATAA